One Amblyomma americanum isolate KBUSLIRL-KWMA chromosome 8, ASM5285725v1, whole genome shotgun sequence DNA window includes the following coding sequences:
- the LOC144102723 gene encoding uncharacterized protein LOC144102723, translated as MLLRAAFTAAGICVALVVIISGLFLIMHVGAAEEAPSTDATEAKVYASSMPTEVVVLTVKPKLPPTSATTTKRRPVPSATTKRTSARYTAETDPGIPTSSRDTAETDPGIPTTSTVVPERTEESTVSSTLATTSTRPPFPSQPPIKQFPMVCIFGVATNESVVTPADGVCDFTFYDGLYANSEDTLTSPSFRPAVDHVVGNALNHSITQYGLSFDFSKRREVARHLVTAAGRSKVVDLWKRNLRHYGFLSINSIGFNATEFREAIEVLASLHILLQMQRTSPQDTSYLAVGFYAQGSDLREAIMIFRYIKNIDFRVLPRIQNSNAGQD; from the exons GTGCCGCAGAGGAAGCACCTTCTACCGACGCTACCGAGGCGAAGGTGTACGCCTCTTCAATGCCGACAGAGGTCGTAGTGCTCACTGTAAAGCCCAAGCTGCCCCCAACTTCAGCCACTACAACCAAGCGCCGTCCTGTCCCATCCG CTACTACCAAGCGGACTTCAGCCAGATACACTGCCGAGACAGATCCGGGTATTCCTACATCGTCGAGAGACACTGCCGAGACGGATCCGGGTATTCCTACAACGTCGACAGTTGTTCCAGAGCGAACGGAAGAGTCAACAGTGTCCTCAACACTGGCCACTACAAGCACGCGCCCGCCTTTTCCATCTC AGCCACCCATTAAACAATTTCCAATGGTCTGCATCTTCGGTGTTGCTACGAACGAGTCGGTGGTCACGCCCGCGGACGGTGTATGTGACTTCACCTTCTACGACGGCCTGTACGCCAACTCCGAGGACACGTTAACCAGCCCCAGCTTCAGGCCGGCCGTGGACCACGTCGTGGGCAACGCCCTGAATCACTCCATTACACAGTACGGCCTATCCTTCGACTTCAG CAAGAGACGCGAAGTGGCCCGTCACCTCGTAACGGCTGCGGGCCGCTCGAAAGTCGTGGACCTCTGGAAGCGGAACCTACGCCACTACGGGTTCCTATCCATCAACTCCATCGGATTCAACGCGACGGAATTCCGCGAAGCCATCGAGGTTCTGGCA agcctACACATCCTGCTACAAATGCAGCGCACTTCACCTCAAGACACCTCGTATTTGGCCGTTGGCTTTTACGCACAAGGCTCTGATCTGCGTGAAGCCATAATGATATTCCGGTACATAAAGAATATTGACTTCAGAGTGTTGCCTAGAATTCAGAATTCCAATGCAGGGCAGGATTGA